A region from the Saccharomonospora azurea NA-128 genome encodes:
- a CDS encoding phosphatase PAP2 family protein, which translates to MTSTTRRATGRQRSRHPRWWVELLLGLALFGVYAALGALPLPGHDRRALVNGESILDLEAALRVDFEKAVNHWLADQGWLTVVANYEYAFSYLAVTLATLVWLYRRRPEHYGWGRDAFVVLNLVAILCFWLYPVAPPRLLPDAGFVDTVRVGGTWGSWGSPMVEGANQLAAMPSLHIGWAFWASVALARAAAPRWAQTASAAHVAVTFAVIVATGNHYWLDAVGGVAVVWLGVVGAAAWSVVRSTHGGPVIWTASEGRRLWRTRQYSYTDAVTETAADATTPAPVKPAQLAAARAFVADHGKPVKAVVQRIGRAGARVVLVGDDGALGDVVVPSVETGEALIEAVDGVEAAEWDAETVGATVIGAEHRRRMAGPLARR; encoded by the coding sequence GTGACGAGCACCACCCGGAGAGCGACCGGCCGGCAGCGAAGCCGGCATCCGAGGTGGTGGGTCGAACTCCTGCTCGGACTCGCGCTCTTCGGCGTCTACGCCGCGTTGGGCGCCCTACCGCTGCCCGGGCACGACCGGCGCGCTCTCGTCAACGGCGAGAGCATCCTCGACCTCGAAGCCGCCCTGCGCGTCGACTTCGAGAAAGCCGTCAACCACTGGCTGGCCGACCAGGGCTGGCTCACCGTCGTGGCGAACTACGAGTACGCGTTCAGCTACCTCGCCGTCACGCTCGCGACGCTGGTGTGGCTGTACCGCCGCCGACCCGAGCACTACGGGTGGGGGCGCGACGCGTTCGTCGTGCTCAATCTCGTCGCGATCCTGTGCTTCTGGCTGTACCCGGTGGCTCCTCCTCGCCTGCTGCCCGACGCGGGGTTCGTGGACACGGTGCGGGTGGGCGGAACCTGGGGCTCGTGGGGCTCGCCCATGGTGGAGGGCGCCAACCAGCTTGCCGCCATGCCCTCGCTGCACATCGGCTGGGCGTTCTGGGCGTCGGTGGCGCTCGCGCGCGCCGCGGCGCCGCGCTGGGCGCAGACCGCCAGCGCGGCGCACGTGGCGGTGACGTTCGCGGTCATCGTCGCCACGGGCAACCACTACTGGCTGGACGCCGTCGGCGGCGTGGCCGTGGTGTGGCTGGGCGTCGTCGGCGCCGCTGCCTGGAGTGTCGTGCGGTCGACGCACGGCGGGCCGGTGATCTGGACCGCTTCCGAAGGGCGGAGACTGTGGCGTACCCGTCAGTACTCCTACACTGACGCCGTGACTGAGACCGCAGCCGACGCCACCACTCCCGCCCCCGTGAAGCCCGCGCAGCTGGCCGCCGCCCGCGCGTTCGTCGCCGACCACGGCAAGCCCGTGAAGGCCGTCGTGCAGCGCATCGGGCGCGCCGGTGCCCGGGTCGTACTCGTGGGCGACGACGGCGCCCTCGGGGACGTCGTGGTGCCGAGCGTCGAGACGGGCGAGGCCCTGATCGAGGCCGTCGACGGTGTGGAGGCCGCCGAGTGGGACGCCGAGACGGTGGGCGCCACCGTGATCGGCGCCGAGCACCGCAGGCGGATGGCGGGTCCACTCGCTCGCCGATGA